The following are encoded in a window of Pseudomonas multiresinivorans genomic DNA:
- the motB gene encoding flagellar motor protein MotB has product MDNNQPIIVKRVKRYAAGHHGGGWKIAFADFATAMMAFFLVLWLLSSATPEQKKAISGYFQDPIGFTESASPYVIDLGGTPTPAPDKTLNPQIQAQPDADETRINPDENAKINEQQAEDVAEKVEKERLELLLQELQNKVDENPTLKRFKDQILFEITQDGLRIQIVDSDNRPMFDLGSARLQPYFEDILLALAETIKQVPNKISISGHTDAKPYAGNGDFGNWELSANRANAARRALEAGGYPEDQIARVVGYASSALFDRDQPLNPVNRRIDIIVLTKKAQRAIEGQDGGSDKPADGAAPAAPGAATPAVPNGAPATPASGQGDPVPPDQLKQKLNLFDDGGTLKLDELNKQQ; this is encoded by the coding sequence ATGGATAACAATCAGCCGATCATCGTCAAACGCGTCAAGCGCTATGCCGCCGGCCACCATGGCGGTGGCTGGAAGATTGCCTTCGCCGACTTCGCCACCGCCATGATGGCGTTCTTCCTCGTGCTCTGGCTGCTGTCTTCGGCCACGCCGGAGCAGAAGAAGGCCATCTCCGGCTACTTCCAGGACCCCATCGGCTTCACCGAGAGCGCCAGCCCCTACGTCATCGACCTGGGCGGCACGCCGACGCCGGCGCCGGACAAGACGCTGAACCCGCAGATCCAGGCCCAGCCGGACGCCGACGAGACGCGCATCAACCCGGACGAGAACGCCAAGATCAACGAGCAGCAGGCCGAGGATGTCGCCGAGAAGGTCGAGAAGGAGCGCCTGGAGTTGCTGCTGCAGGAACTGCAGAACAAGGTCGACGAGAATCCGACCCTGAAGCGCTTCAAGGACCAGATTCTCTTCGAGATCACCCAGGACGGCCTGCGCATCCAGATCGTCGATTCGGACAACCGGCCGATGTTCGACCTGGGCAGTGCGCGTTTGCAGCCGTACTTCGAGGACATCCTGCTGGCGCTGGCCGAGACCATCAAGCAGGTGCCGAACAAGATCAGCATCAGCGGCCACACCGACGCCAAGCCCTACGCCGGCAATGGCGACTTCGGCAACTGGGAGCTCTCGGCCAACCGCGCCAACGCAGCGCGCCGCGCGCTGGAGGCCGGTGGCTACCCGGAAGACCAGATCGCCCGCGTGGTCGGTTACGCGTCTTCTGCACTGTTCGACCGCGACCAGCCGCTCAACCCGGTGAACCGTCGCATCGACATCATCGTCCTGACCAAGAAGGCCCAGCGCGCCATCGAGGGGCAGGACGGCGGCAGCGACAAGCCTGCCGATGGCGCAGCCCCGGCTGCCCCCGGTGCCGCCACACCGGCAGTGCCCAATGGCGCCCCGGCCACACCAGCGAGCGGGCAGGGCGACCCTGTACCACCGGACCAGCTCAAGCAGAAGCTCAATCTGTTCGACGACGGCGGCACGCTGAAGCTCGATGAGCTGAACAAGCAGCAGTGA
- the orn gene encoding oligoribonuclease — MQNPQNLIWIDLEMTGLDPDKDVIIEMATIVTDSDLNILEEGPVVAVHQSEELLAGMDEWNTRQHGQSGLTQRVRESTISAAEAEAMTIAFLEKWVPKRSSPICGNSICQDRRFLYRHMPKLEGYFHYRNLDVSTLKELAARWAPSVRDGFKKGNTHLALDDIRESIAELRYYREHFIKV; from the coding sequence ATGCAGAACCCGCAGAACCTGATCTGGATCGACCTGGAAATGACCGGGCTGGACCCGGACAAGGACGTCATCATCGAGATGGCGACCATCGTCACCGACAGCGACCTGAACATCCTCGAGGAAGGCCCGGTGGTCGCCGTGCACCAGAGCGAAGAGCTGCTCGCCGGCATGGACGAGTGGAACACCCGCCAGCACGGTCAGTCCGGCCTGACCCAGCGCGTGCGTGAAAGCACCATCTCGGCGGCCGAAGCCGAGGCGATGACCATCGCCTTCCTGGAAAAGTGGGTGCCCAAGCGCAGCTCGCCGATCTGCGGCAACAGCATCTGCCAGGATCGCCGCTTCCTCTACCGCCACATGCCGAAGCTGGAAGGCTACTTCCACTACCGCAACCTGGACGTCTCCACCCTCAAGGAACTGGCCGCGCGCTGGGCCCCGTCGGTGCGCGACGGCTTCAAGAAGGGCAACACCCACCTGGCCCTGGACGACATCCGCGAGTCGATCGCCGAGCTGCGCTACTACCGCGAGCACTTCATCAAAGTCTGA
- the queG gene encoding tRNA epoxyqueuosine(34) reductase QueG, protein MHDSTLDYADLARSIKDWGRELGFQQVGISGLDLEVHGEHLQRWLEAGYHGEMDYMGAHGSKRWRPDELVPGTLRVVSLRMDYLPGDTRMAQVLADPEKAYVSRYALGRDYHKLIRKRLQQLAERIQQQVGPFGFRAFVDSAPVLEKAIAEQSGLGWIGKNTLVLNRKAGSYFFLGELFTDLPLPVDEPHGTEHCGRCTACMDICPTAAFVAPYVLDARRCISYLTIELKGPIPVDLRPLIGNRVFGCDDCQMVCPWNRFARATDQGDFQPRHSLDNAALAELFLWTEEEFLSRTEGSPLRRAGYERWLRNLAVGLGNAPSTIPVIEALRARREFPSELVREHVEWALGRHGA, encoded by the coding sequence ATGCACGATTCAACGCTCGATTACGCCGACCTCGCCCGCTCCATCAAGGATTGGGGGCGCGAACTCGGCTTCCAGCAGGTCGGCATCAGCGGGCTGGACCTGGAGGTCCACGGTGAACACCTGCAGCGCTGGCTGGAAGCGGGCTATCACGGCGAGATGGACTACATGGGCGCCCACGGCAGCAAGCGCTGGCGGCCGGACGAACTGGTGCCCGGCACACTGCGGGTGGTTTCGCTACGCATGGACTATCTGCCCGGCGACACCCGTATGGCGCAGGTGCTGGCCGATCCGGAGAAGGCCTATGTCTCGCGCTACGCCCTGGGCCGCGACTACCACAAGCTGATCCGCAAGCGCCTGCAGCAACTGGCCGAGCGCATCCAGCAACAGGTCGGGCCGTTCGGCTTCCGCGCCTTCGTCGACAGCGCGCCGGTGCTGGAGAAGGCCATCGCCGAGCAATCCGGGCTGGGCTGGATCGGCAAGAACACCCTGGTGCTCAACCGCAAGGCCGGCAGCTACTTTTTCCTCGGCGAGCTGTTCACCGACCTGCCGCTGCCGGTGGACGAGCCGCACGGCACGGAGCACTGCGGGCGCTGCACGGCCTGCATGGACATCTGCCCCACCGCAGCCTTCGTCGCGCCCTATGTACTGGATGCGCGGCGCTGCATCTCCTACCTGACCATCGAGCTGAAAGGCCCGATTCCCGTGGACCTGCGCCCGCTCATCGGCAACCGCGTGTTCGGCTGCGACGACTGCCAGATGGTCTGTCCGTGGAACCGCTTCGCCCGCGCCACCGACCAGGGCGACTTCCAGCCGCGCCACAGCCTGGACAACGCCGCGCTGGCGGAGCTGTTCCTGTGGACGGAGGAAGAATTTCTCAGCCGTACCGAGGGCTCGCCGCTTAGGCGCGCCGGTTACGAACGCTGGCTGCGCAACCTGGCCGTGGGCCTGGGCAACGCGCCATCGACCATCCCGGTGATCGAGGCGCTGCGCGCGCGGAGGGAGTTCCCGTCGGAACTGGTGCGCGAGCATGTGGAGTGGGCGCTGGGCCGGCACGGCGCCTGA
- the motA gene encoding flagellar motor stator protein MotA: protein MAKIIGIIVILGSVLGGYMLSGGKIAAIIQPFEVLIIGGAALGAFLQANPGSTFMTVLKKAPKMFGNRFTHTFYLEVLGMLYEVLNKSRREGMMAIEADVEDPAASPIFSKYPAVLKDERMTAYVCDYLRIMSSGNMAPHELEGLFDMELGSLKEDLEHPAHAVTRVADALPGFGIVAAVLGIVITMALLGQGSQAEIGHHVAAALVGTFLGILAAYGFVGPLANALEHDAKEELNLYESIKACLVASASGMPPSLAVEFGRKVLLPAHRPSFSELEQAVRGR from the coding sequence ATGGCAAAAATCATCGGCATCATCGTCATTCTGGGTAGCGTGCTCGGCGGCTACATGCTCTCCGGCGGCAAGATCGCGGCCATCATCCAGCCGTTCGAGGTGCTGATCATCGGTGGCGCCGCGCTGGGCGCCTTCCTCCAGGCCAACCCTGGCAGCACCTTCATGACCGTGCTGAAGAAGGCGCCGAAGATGTTCGGCAACCGCTTCACCCATACCTTCTACCTGGAGGTACTGGGCATGCTCTACGAGGTGCTCAACAAGAGCCGCCGCGAAGGCATGATGGCCATCGAAGCCGACGTCGAGGACCCGGCCGCCAGCCCGATCTTCAGCAAGTACCCGGCGGTGCTCAAGGACGAACGCATGACCGCGTACGTCTGCGATTACCTGCGCATCATGTCCTCGGGCAACATGGCGCCCCACGAGCTGGAAGGCCTGTTCGACATGGAACTGGGCAGCCTCAAGGAAGACCTCGAGCACCCCGCCCATGCAGTGACCCGCGTCGCCGACGCCCTGCCGGGCTTCGGTATCGTCGCCGCGGTGCTGGGGATCGTGATCACCATGGCCCTGCTCGGCCAGGGCAGCCAGGCCGAAATCGGCCACCACGTCGCCGCGGCGCTGGTGGGTACCTTCCTCGGTATTCTCGCCGCCTACGGTTTCGTCGGCCCGCTGGCCAACGCCCTGGAACACGACGCCAAGGAAGAGTTGAACCTGTACGAGTCGATCAAGGCTTGCCTGGTGGCATCGGCCTCCGGCATGCCGCCGTCGCTGGCCGTGGAGTTCGGCCGCAAGGTGCTGCTGCCGGCGCACCGTCCGAGCTTCAGCGAGCTGGAGCAGGCCGTTCGCGGTCGCTGA
- a CDS encoding HDOD domain-containing protein has protein sequence MLHPERLKAWLTQLEDLPLPVPLEQRDDIRRALNDSRRSIRDIAELLQDAPTLAFAILREANRAQSARDNPAESLEVALNRLGLSRVTQLLDSLPAMPEAQMPRALSQLLLISRHAMQQASGLFANRLARLWQEIHWGSLFTLAPLWALATAKPELMENWQRQVYGLGRCSSEVEEELLGTPLLPLCRALADNWRLPDWVGQGYALLSDDKRLLVRALHVAHTEHEPLGQQQRLDADPELQRWLTRPANTILLANSIAMAAHQSWGGVHMLRWQRLTSLYLQMPLEELQQTVHGLAAQSARRHARPLLWHPAQALLWPWDARRWLNGPKAEEPAKAPDTLAEWRQHCTRLMQTPSPFGNAVQLLDCATAALQACGLQRGMILLADKGGSWLQARRHFGLDGEIGDFKLEVAASPVLRKLLQQPGQLRLSPTNMAEFSALIPGSLKALLPSEHLLLRSLGNGVRVVMLVVCDRLGQPLADLHAQAFGRTVQCIEHAVKQMARGS, from the coding sequence ATGCTTCATCCAGAGCGTCTCAAGGCCTGGCTAACCCAGCTGGAAGATCTGCCTTTGCCCGTTCCGCTGGAACAGCGCGATGACATTCGCCGGGCGCTGAACGACAGCCGCCGCTCGATCCGCGATATCGCCGAACTGCTGCAGGACGCGCCGACCCTGGCCTTTGCCATCCTGCGCGAAGCCAACCGCGCGCAGAGCGCCCGGGACAATCCGGCGGAAAGCCTGGAGGTTGCCCTCAATCGCCTGGGCCTGTCTCGCGTCACCCAATTGCTCGACAGCCTGCCCGCGATGCCCGAGGCGCAGATGCCGCGCGCCCTGAGCCAATTGCTGCTGATCAGCCGCCATGCCATGCAGCAGGCCAGCGGCCTGTTCGCCAACCGCCTGGCGCGGCTCTGGCAGGAAATCCACTGGGGCAGCCTGTTCACCCTCGCGCCGCTGTGGGCACTGGCCACCGCGAAGCCGGAGCTGATGGAGAACTGGCAGCGCCAGGTCTACGGCCTGGGCCGCTGCAGCAGCGAAGTCGAAGAGGAGCTGCTCGGCACTCCCCTGTTGCCCTTGTGTCGCGCACTGGCCGACAACTGGCGGCTGCCGGACTGGGTCGGCCAGGGCTACGCCCTGCTCAGCGACGACAAGCGCCTGCTGGTGCGCGCCCTGCACGTCGCCCACACCGAACACGAGCCGCTGGGCCAGCAGCAGCGCCTGGACGCCGATCCGGAACTGCAACGCTGGCTGACCCGCCCGGCCAACACCATCCTCCTGGCCAACAGCATCGCCATGGCCGCGCACCAGTCCTGGGGCGGCGTGCACATGCTGCGCTGGCAGCGCCTGACCAGCCTCTATCTGCAGATGCCGCTGGAAGAATTGCAGCAGACCGTCCACGGCCTTGCCGCGCAGAGCGCCCGCCGCCACGCCCGCCCGCTGCTCTGGCACCCGGCGCAGGCGTTGCTCTGGCCCTGGGATGCGCGCCGCTGGCTCAACGGGCCGAAGGCCGAGGAGCCGGCCAAGGCGCCGGATACCCTCGCCGAATGGCGCCAGCACTGCACCCGCCTGATGCAGACGCCCAGCCCGTTCGGCAACGCCGTACAACTGCTCGACTGCGCCACGGCTGCCTTGCAGGCCTGCGGGCTGCAACGCGGAATGATCCTGCTGGCCGACAAGGGCGGCAGTTGGCTGCAGGCGCGCCGGCACTTCGGCCTGGACGGCGAGATCGGCGACTTCAAGCTGGAAGTCGCCGCCAGCCCGGTGCTGCGCAAACTCCTGCAACAACCCGGACAACTGCGCCTGAGCCCGACCAACATGGCCGAGTTCTCGGCGCTGATTCCCGGCTCGCTGAAGGCGCTGCTCCCCAGCGAGCATCTGCTGCTGCGCTCGCTGGGCAACGGCGTGCGGGTGGTCATGCTGGTGGTCTGCGACCGCCTCGGGCAACCGCTCGCGGACCTTCACGCCCAGGCCTTCGGCCGCACCGTGCAGTGCATCGAGCACGCGGTGAAGCAGATGGCGCGGGGCTCGTGA
- the rsgA gene encoding small ribosomal subunit biogenesis GTPase RsgA, with the protein MAKRHLTRRQSWRIEKVQEERASRAAKRESRALEELEGGDLGPEQTGQVIAHFGVQVEVEAQDGDAAGQVFRCHLRANLPPLVTGDQVVWRPGNQGIGVIVAQLPRTSELRRPDMRGVLKPVAANVDRIVIVFAPRPEPHANLIDRYLVAAEHAGIKPLLLLNKADLIDDENAPFLDSLLGTYRELGYPLLEVSAANGLALDALRAALNEHVSVFVGQSGVGKSSLVNALLPGVDTRVGDLSEVTGKGTHTTTTARLFHFPAGGDLIDSPGIREFGLGHVSRDDVEAGFIEFHDLLGHCRFRDCKHDREPGCALLKALEDGRISPQRMASYRHILASLPEDEY; encoded by the coding sequence ATGGCCAAGCGTCATCTCACCCGCCGGCAGAGCTGGCGGATCGAAAAAGTCCAGGAAGAACGCGCTTCGCGCGCGGCGAAGCGCGAGTCGCGTGCCCTGGAAGAACTGGAAGGCGGCGACCTCGGCCCGGAGCAGACCGGCCAGGTGATTGCCCACTTCGGGGTGCAGGTGGAAGTCGAGGCCCAGGACGGCGACGCCGCCGGCCAGGTATTCCGCTGCCACCTGCGCGCCAACCTGCCCCCGCTGGTGACCGGCGACCAGGTGGTCTGGCGTCCCGGCAACCAGGGAATCGGGGTGATCGTCGCGCAATTGCCGCGAACGTCCGAGCTGCGCCGCCCCGACATGCGCGGCGTGCTGAAGCCGGTGGCGGCCAACGTCGACCGCATCGTGATCGTCTTCGCGCCACGCCCGGAACCCCACGCCAACCTGATCGACCGCTACCTGGTGGCCGCCGAGCACGCCGGCATCAAGCCGCTGCTGCTGCTGAACAAGGCCGACCTGATCGACGACGAGAACGCCCCCTTCCTCGATTCGCTGCTGGGCACCTACCGCGAACTGGGCTACCCGCTGCTGGAAGTCTCGGCCGCCAACGGCCTGGCACTGGACGCCCTGCGCGCGGCGCTGAACGAGCATGTCAGCGTGTTCGTCGGCCAGTCGGGCGTGGGCAAGTCGTCGCTGGTCAACGCGCTGCTGCCCGGCGTCGACACTCGCGTCGGCGATCTCTCGGAAGTCACCGGCAAGGGCACCCACACCACCACCACCGCGCGGCTGTTCCACTTCCCCGCCGGCGGTGACCTGATCGACTCTCCCGGCATCCGCGAATTCGGCCTGGGCCATGTCAGCCGTGACGATGTCGAAGCCGGCTTCATCGAGTTCCACGACCTGCTTGGCCATTGCCGCTTCCGTGACTGCAAGCACGACCGTGAGCCGGGCTGCGCGCTGCTCAAGGCGCTGGAAGACGGGCGTATTTCGCCGCAACGGATGGCCAGCTACCGGCACATCCTCGCGAGCCTGCCGGAAGACGAATATTGA